A portion of the Carya illinoinensis cultivar Pawnee chromosome 11, C.illinoinensisPawnee_v1, whole genome shotgun sequence genome contains these proteins:
- the LOC122280958 gene encoding uncharacterized protein LOC122280958 isoform X2, with translation MTGSGMPQSNLESKKRRTERGLPTALEVDQSLQSPVKLCLVLEEEMAGSHAEVSCSQVKVEGKEQNERHIGSEVKGMDCDLQEVATNVKHFGKDEKNTVSEVSEMNSADVKHKTLVLGEHVGFIESANTGFTEKCDDDLKNKCILFDQKNLKTYSREKRGRTVSETSEVSSTSFQNSLESIKDDTQGLMNQLLGEVPTAELMEKLDTSLSGEHAAIKQVMKDKLIVGASFNYMNSELASKDCKERSKMTNLENNLCEISFVNDASVPDVPKDHKDHKYGGKHHMNHITGQYTSHVNDELDKPASYGNGITTTNLSGCDPSYKHLEQMDVEIAEMKASPSDLGVVEDDTDSGIVVKEHKFSEILESPSEKSLLDSSKKKLLILDLNGLLADIVPYVPNGYNADIMISGKAVFKRPFCDDFLQFCFDRFVVGVWSSRTKRNMDRLIDILMGASRHKLLFCWSHCTSTGFSTVENKEKPMILKELRKLWEKLEPNLPWEKGEYNEANTLLVDDSPYKALLNPVNTAIFPHTYQYWNVEDMSLGPGGDLRVYMEGLAMAKNVQKYVQENPFGQRAITESNLSWGFYRKVIEIVNAHPPQDDSNTTNAHQPQDDANT, from the exons ATGACAGGATCGGGAATGCCTCAAAGTAATTTAGaatcaaagaaaagaagaacGGAGAGGGGATTGCCTACTGCCCTTGAAGTAGATCAATCTCTTCAGTCTCCAGTCAAATTGTGCTTAGTGTTGGAAGAAGAAATGGCAGGGTCTCATGCAGAAGTAAGTTGTTCTCAAGTGAAGGTTGAGGGAAAGGAGCAGAATGAGAGGCATATTGGGTCAGAAGTTAAGGGTATGGACTGTGATCTTCAAGAAGTTGCCACTAATGTTAAGCATTTTGGGAAAGATGAGAAGAACACTGTTTCTGAAGTTTCAGAGATGAACTCAGCAGATGTAAAGCATAAAACCCTCGTCCTTGGAGAGCATGTTGGATTTATTGAGAGTGCAAATACTGGTTTCACAGAGAAATGTGATGATGACCTAAAGAAcaaatgtattttatttgaccAGAAGAATCTGAAAACTTATAGTAGGGAGAAAAGAGGTAGAACTGTCAGTGAGACAAGTGAAGTGTCCTCTACATCCTTTCAAAATAGTTTAGAATCCATCAAGGATGATACGCAAGGGCTTATGAACCAACTTTTGGGTGAAGTACCGACAGCTGAGTTAATGGAGAAGTTAGATACCTCACTCTCAGGAGAGCATGCTGCCATAAAACAGGTTATGAAAGATAAATTGATCGTGGGTGCCTCATTTAACTACATGAATAGTGAACTTGCATCTAAGGACTGCAAGGAGAGAAGCAAAATGACGAATTTGGAAAATAATTTATGTGAAATTAGTTTTGTGAATGATGCTTCTGTGCCAGATGTCCCTAAAGACCACAAAGACCATAAATATGGGGGAAAGCATCATATGAACCATATCACAGGACAGTATACATCTCATGTAAATGACGAGCTTGATAAACCTGCATCTTATGGTAATGGTATTACTACAACTAATTTATCTGGATGTGATCCTTCATACAAACACCTAGAGCAGATGGATGTTGAGATAGCCGAGATGAAAGCCAGTCCATCAGACTTAGGTGTGGTAGAAGATGACACTGATTCGGGCATTGTTGTCAAAGAACACAAATTTTCAGAAATATTGGAGTCTCCATCAGAAAAATCTCTTTTGGATTCTTCTAAGAAAAAGCTTCTCATCCTTGATCTGAATGGGCTTCTTGCTGATATTGTTCCTTATGTTCCTAATGGGTATAATGCAGACATAATGATATCAGGCAAAGCAG TTTTTAAGAGGCCTTTTTGTGACGATTTTCTGCAGTTTTGTTTTGACAGATTTGTAGTGGGTGTTTGGTCATCAAGAACCAA GAGGAACATGGACAGGCTGATTGATATACTTATGGGAGCTTCCAGACACAAGTTACTCTTCTGCTGG TCACACTGTACCAGTACCGGATTCAGTACTGTTGAGAATAAAGAGAAGCCTATGATTTTGAAGGAACTTAGAAAACTATGGGAAAAGCTTGAGCCTAATCTTCCATGGGAAAAGGGGGAGTATAATGAAGCAAACACATTGTTGGTCGATGATTCACCATACAAGGCTTTACTTAATCCA GTGAACACAGCAATATTTCCACATACATATCAATATTGGAACGTGGAAGATATGTCGTTAG GACCTGGCGGTGATCTTCGAGTTTATATGGAAGGGTTAGCTATGGCCAAGAATGTTCAGAAATATGTTCAGGAGAATCCTTTTGGTCAACGTGCCATTACAGAATCAAACCTATCATGGGGTTTCTACCGTAAGGTTATTGAGATTGTCAACGCACACCCACCTCAAGATGATTCCAATACTACCAATGCACACCAACCTCAAGATGATGCCAATACATGA
- the LOC122280958 gene encoding uncharacterized protein LOC122280958 isoform X1 — protein sequence MTGSGMPQSNLESKKRRTERGLPTALEVDQSLQSPVKLCLVLEEEMAGSHAEVSCSQVKVEGKEQNERHIGSEVKGMDCDLQEVATNVKHFGKDEKNTVSEVSEMNSADVKHKTLVLGEHVGFIESANTGFTEKCDDDLKNKCILFDQKNLKTYSREKRGRTVSETSEVSSTSFQNSLESIKDDTQGLMNQLLGEVPTAELMEKLDTSLSGEHAAIKQVMKDKLIVGASFNYMNSELASKDCKERSKMTNLENNLCEISFVNDASVPDVPKDHKDHKYGGKHHMNHITGQYTSHVNDELDKPASYGNGITTTNLSGCDPSYKHLEQMDVEIAEMKASPSDLGVVEDDTDSGIVVKEHKFSEILESPSEKSLLDSSKKKLLILDLNGLLADIVPYVPNGYNADIMISGKAVFKRPFCDDFLQFCFDRFVVGVWSSRTKRNMDRLIDILMGASRHKLLFCWDQSHCTSTGFSTVENKEKPMILKELRKLWEKLEPNLPWEKGEYNEANTLLVDDSPYKALLNPVNTAIFPHTYQYWNVEDMSLGPGGDLRVYMEGLAMAKNVQKYVQENPFGQRAITESNLSWGFYRKVIEIVNAHPPQDDSNTTNAHQPQDDANT from the exons ATGACAGGATCGGGAATGCCTCAAAGTAATTTAGaatcaaagaaaagaagaacGGAGAGGGGATTGCCTACTGCCCTTGAAGTAGATCAATCTCTTCAGTCTCCAGTCAAATTGTGCTTAGTGTTGGAAGAAGAAATGGCAGGGTCTCATGCAGAAGTAAGTTGTTCTCAAGTGAAGGTTGAGGGAAAGGAGCAGAATGAGAGGCATATTGGGTCAGAAGTTAAGGGTATGGACTGTGATCTTCAAGAAGTTGCCACTAATGTTAAGCATTTTGGGAAAGATGAGAAGAACACTGTTTCTGAAGTTTCAGAGATGAACTCAGCAGATGTAAAGCATAAAACCCTCGTCCTTGGAGAGCATGTTGGATTTATTGAGAGTGCAAATACTGGTTTCACAGAGAAATGTGATGATGACCTAAAGAAcaaatgtattttatttgaccAGAAGAATCTGAAAACTTATAGTAGGGAGAAAAGAGGTAGAACTGTCAGTGAGACAAGTGAAGTGTCCTCTACATCCTTTCAAAATAGTTTAGAATCCATCAAGGATGATACGCAAGGGCTTATGAACCAACTTTTGGGTGAAGTACCGACAGCTGAGTTAATGGAGAAGTTAGATACCTCACTCTCAGGAGAGCATGCTGCCATAAAACAGGTTATGAAAGATAAATTGATCGTGGGTGCCTCATTTAACTACATGAATAGTGAACTTGCATCTAAGGACTGCAAGGAGAGAAGCAAAATGACGAATTTGGAAAATAATTTATGTGAAATTAGTTTTGTGAATGATGCTTCTGTGCCAGATGTCCCTAAAGACCACAAAGACCATAAATATGGGGGAAAGCATCATATGAACCATATCACAGGACAGTATACATCTCATGTAAATGACGAGCTTGATAAACCTGCATCTTATGGTAATGGTATTACTACAACTAATTTATCTGGATGTGATCCTTCATACAAACACCTAGAGCAGATGGATGTTGAGATAGCCGAGATGAAAGCCAGTCCATCAGACTTAGGTGTGGTAGAAGATGACACTGATTCGGGCATTGTTGTCAAAGAACACAAATTTTCAGAAATATTGGAGTCTCCATCAGAAAAATCTCTTTTGGATTCTTCTAAGAAAAAGCTTCTCATCCTTGATCTGAATGGGCTTCTTGCTGATATTGTTCCTTATGTTCCTAATGGGTATAATGCAGACATAATGATATCAGGCAAAGCAG TTTTTAAGAGGCCTTTTTGTGACGATTTTCTGCAGTTTTGTTTTGACAGATTTGTAGTGGGTGTTTGGTCATCAAGAACCAA GAGGAACATGGACAGGCTGATTGATATACTTATGGGAGCTTCCAGACACAAGTTACTCTTCTGCTGG gaTCAGTCACACTGTACCAGTACCGGATTCAGTACTGTTGAGAATAAAGAGAAGCCTATGATTTTGAAGGAACTTAGAAAACTATGGGAAAAGCTTGAGCCTAATCTTCCATGGGAAAAGGGGGAGTATAATGAAGCAAACACATTGTTGGTCGATGATTCACCATACAAGGCTTTACTTAATCCA GTGAACACAGCAATATTTCCACATACATATCAATATTGGAACGTGGAAGATATGTCGTTAG GACCTGGCGGTGATCTTCGAGTTTATATGGAAGGGTTAGCTATGGCCAAGAATGTTCAGAAATATGTTCAGGAGAATCCTTTTGGTCAACGTGCCATTACAGAATCAAACCTATCATGGGGTTTCTACCGTAAGGTTATTGAGATTGTCAACGCACACCCACCTCAAGATGATTCCAATACTACCAATGCACACCAACCTCAAGATGATGCCAATACATGA